One genomic window of Mesorhizobium sp. CAU 1732 includes the following:
- a CDS encoding polysaccharide biosynthesis tyrosine autokinase, which translates to MIVNDARGDIATPAMPNLLEVAKRRRYTIALAMVLGVGTSLLGYMQTPPTFVSEAVLVLDVRRVQINDAVVTPMPQDSPVLRTQLDIISSRMMAAQVLSRLQDDGVVLHAHRPSDSAMTTIVKQASRVIGRTEPVSGDTGGMPGPSSADQASDINILLSNLTVSNDGRSYTIFISYRAADPELAALVANTFAQTYLDHQIEVQRSAGRSVNDWLGETIVSLHGQLQQSEKALEAFRQKAGLVETNGVSLQAQAVADGNSELIAVRAALAGAQARLETVRRLASEKDTPALAEFLASPSIQALRAEQAKLERELDALTRSGAVKNRQVGVLTSELASLREQIASEVDQILQSLANETEITRQKMQKLEETLQAAQADLAQANESQLTAAQLEREANANRTIYESYLVRYKQTIEQDGFVLPEAQMISKAEPAGARAAPRLSSWLLLGLVGGFGLAMAGTVLRELTDRRMRLPGQLEAATGIPVIGAVPVVTRGLARLTADAGNTATPFGKALSTLRMMLRSSKKAVVSITSASKGQGKSTIALGLARSASAAGLRTVLVDANLRDPAIAKLAGFYPSGFMQEVLDGERRIDAVLQKDSASDVRIVAARAGASGSERVLDSAGFQTLIADLKSSFDLVIIDTPGVEQALDAAIVGGLCNRNLFVVSGDADRVDAVAGAIRRLSAAGCRPDGLILNRRDDALAAEILPDIRSAMKPQRTLHSVDDPGRMTGPVQVVR; encoded by the coding sequence ATGATCGTCAATGATGCAAGGGGAGACATCGCCACCCCGGCGATGCCTAACCTGCTGGAAGTCGCCAAGCGCCGGCGCTACACGATAGCGCTGGCGATGGTTCTCGGGGTGGGGACCTCACTTCTGGGTTACATGCAGACGCCACCGACATTCGTGTCGGAGGCGGTGCTTGTGCTCGATGTGAGACGCGTACAGATCAACGATGCCGTCGTTACGCCAATGCCGCAGGACAGTCCCGTCCTGCGCACCCAACTGGACATCATCAGCTCGCGCATGATGGCGGCGCAGGTGCTGTCCAGATTGCAGGACGACGGCGTGGTCCTTCACGCCCACCGGCCCAGCGACAGTGCGATGACGACCATCGTCAAGCAGGCGTCCCGCGTCATCGGGCGCACGGAACCCGTGTCCGGCGACACGGGCGGAATGCCCGGCCCGAGCAGTGCCGACCAGGCCTCGGACATCAATATCCTTCTGTCCAACCTGACCGTGAGCAATGACGGCCGGTCCTATACGATCTTCATTTCCTATCGCGCGGCCGACCCGGAACTGGCGGCGCTCGTCGCCAACACCTTCGCGCAGACTTACCTCGATCATCAGATCGAGGTGCAGCGGTCAGCCGGCCGCAGCGTGAACGACTGGCTCGGTGAAACGATCGTGAGCCTTCACGGGCAACTCCAGCAATCCGAGAAGGCGCTGGAGGCTTTCCGCCAGAAGGCCGGGCTGGTCGAGACCAACGGCGTGTCGCTGCAGGCGCAGGCTGTCGCCGACGGCAACTCGGAACTGATCGCGGTGCGTGCGGCTCTCGCGGGTGCACAGGCGCGGCTCGAGACCGTGCGGCGGCTGGCATCCGAAAAAGACACGCCGGCGCTTGCCGAATTCCTGGCTTCGCCTTCTATCCAGGCGTTGCGCGCCGAGCAGGCGAAGCTCGAACGCGAACTCGACGCGCTGACGCGCAGCGGTGCGGTCAAGAACCGGCAGGTCGGCGTGCTCACGTCGGAACTCGCGTCCCTGCGTGAGCAGATCGCCAGCGAGGTGGACCAGATCCTGCAAAGCCTTGCCAACGAGACCGAGATCACGCGGCAGAAAATGCAGAAGCTGGAGGAAACGCTCCAGGCCGCACAGGCCGATCTGGCGCAGGCAAACGAGTCGCAACTGACCGCCGCGCAACTGGAGCGCGAGGCGAATGCGAACCGCACGATCTACGAAAGCTATCTCGTGCGCTACAAGCAGACCATCGAGCAGGACGGCTTCGTCCTTCCCGAGGCGCAGATGATCTCGAAGGCGGAGCCGGCCGGCGCGCGCGCCGCGCCGCGCCTGTCGAGCTGGCTGCTGCTCGGCCTTGTCGGCGGGTTCGGACTTGCCATGGCGGGGACGGTCCTTCGGGAGCTGACCGACAGGCGCATGCGTCTTCCGGGCCAGCTCGAAGCCGCGACGGGAATTCCGGTCATCGGTGCCGTTCCCGTGGTCACACGCGGGCTTGCGCGACTGACCGCCGATGCCGGCAACACCGCAACGCCGTTCGGGAAGGCGCTCTCGACATTGCGCATGATGCTGCGGTCCAGCAAGAAGGCGGTCGTTTCCATCACGTCGGCGTCGAAGGGGCAGGGCAAGTCCACGATCGCGTTGGGGCTGGCGCGCTCGGCGTCGGCGGCCGGCCTTCGAACGGTGCTGGTCGATGCCAATCTGCGCGACCCCGCGATCGCGAAGCTGGCGGGGTTCTATCCGTCAGGCTTCATGCAGGAGGTTCTCGATGGAGAGCGGCGCATCGATGCCGTTCTGCAGAAGGATTCTGCCTCGGACGTCCGCATCGTTGCGGCGCGTGCCGGCGCGTCGGGGTCGGAACGGGTGCTCGACAGTGCTGGATTCCAGACGCTGATCGCTGATCTCAAATCAAGCTTCGATCTCGTGATCATCGATACGCCGGGTGTCGAACAGGCGCTCGACGCGGCCATCGTCGGCGGTCTTTGCAACCGCAATCTCTTCGTGGTGAGCGGAGACGCCGACAGGGTCGATGCCGTCGCGGGGGCGATCCGGCGTTTGTCTGCTGCCGGCTGTCGCCCGGATGGACTCATCCTCAACCGCCGCGACGACGCTCTCGCAGCCGAGATACTGCCGGATATTCGATCCGCCATGAAGCCGCAGCGCACGCTTCACAGTGTCGATGATCCGGGGCGGATGACGGGGCCGGTACAGGTCGTACGCTAG
- a CDS encoding response regulator transcription factor, with the protein MIVLNGADGFTKPINDERNSIQNNETTLIVVDSRVLDRECLAHGLSSRDMEMDVVSCASIAEWRIMKDRYPPLAAILYSIGGQRPTDPGVGVEISRLVSEFDGIPVVILADTDDLVQILKALELGAKGYIPTSVHIDVCVEAINLALAGGVFLPASSVVAMRKAMDTGGDVTRPMASMFTQRQEEVVHALRRGKANKIIAYELNLRESTVKVHIRNIMKKLKATNRTEVAYKINEMFPGDMGVSG; encoded by the coding sequence ATGATCGTCCTCAATGGGGCCGACGGTTTCACGAAACCTATAAATGACGAAAGAAACTCTATCCAGAATAATGAGACGACACTAATCGTCGTCGATTCTCGTGTCCTCGACCGTGAATGTCTTGCTCATGGTCTTAGCTCACGCGACATGGAGATGGACGTCGTTTCCTGCGCTTCCATAGCGGAATGGCGGATCATGAAAGATCGCTATCCACCTCTTGCAGCTATTCTCTACAGCATCGGCGGCCAGCGTCCGACCGATCCGGGCGTCGGCGTCGAAATCAGCCGTCTGGTCTCCGAATTCGACGGCATTCCGGTGGTGATCCTGGCGGATACCGACGATCTGGTCCAGATCCTGAAGGCGCTCGAACTCGGCGCCAAGGGCTACATCCCGACATCGGTGCACATCGACGTCTGCGTCGAGGCGATCAATCTCGCTCTCGCCGGCGGCGTCTTTCTCCCTGCGAGCAGCGTCGTGGCGATGCGCAAGGCGATGGACACCGGCGGAGACGTGACGCGGCCGATGGCAAGCATGTTCACGCAGCGCCAGGAAGAAGTGGTGCATGCGCTGCGCAGGGGCAAGGCGAACAAGATCATCGCCTATGAGCTCAATCTGCGCGAAAGCACCGTGAAGGTGCACATCCGGAACATCATGAAGAAGCTGAAGGCAACCAACCGCACAGAGGTGGCCTACAAGATCAACGAGATGTTTCCTGGCGACATGGGCGTCAGCGGGTAA
- a CDS encoding Crp/Fnr family transcriptional regulator, with protein sequence MIASAHLHGLLLENPLFAGLTLKESDKAALQSLGFIPKRFQARTELTRELDTGGHRTLIIHSGWTCVQRFMADGERQIIDFPIAGDILGLGHGGHAPPLPVTAVTEVVIFESTSMVGAGGATLTPTLSQIFMGAFGRREAIAGERLTSLGRRSALARTAHLLLELGARQSLSNGRIEDFECPLTQYDLADALGLTPIHVNRMLRELREDSLLSFRQGEVEFLDLPGLIGLADFDDGYLSRR encoded by the coding sequence ATGATCGCGAGCGCTCATCTGCATGGCTTGCTGTTGGAGAATCCGCTGTTTGCGGGTTTGACGTTGAAGGAAAGCGACAAGGCGGCACTGCAGTCACTGGGCTTCATACCGAAGCGATTTCAAGCACGAACGGAGCTTACCCGCGAACTCGATACCGGCGGTCACCGCACGCTGATCATCCATTCGGGCTGGACATGCGTGCAACGCTTCATGGCCGACGGCGAACGCCAGATCATCGACTTCCCCATTGCGGGCGACATCCTCGGCCTGGGACATGGCGGCCATGCGCCCCCGCTTCCCGTGACGGCGGTCACCGAGGTCGTGATTTTCGAATCCACGTCCATGGTGGGTGCGGGTGGCGCAACGCTGACGCCAACCCTGTCGCAGATTTTTATGGGGGCCTTCGGTCGGCGAGAGGCTATCGCCGGCGAGCGATTGACGAGCCTCGGCCGGCGAAGCGCGCTCGCGCGCACGGCGCATCTGCTGCTCGAATTGGGCGCGCGCCAGAGCCTGTCAAACGGCCGTATCGAGGATTTCGAGTGCCCGCTGACGCAATACGATCTCGCCGACGCGCTCGGCCTGACGCCGATCCATGTCAATCGCATGCTGCGCGAATTGCGCGAGGACAGCCTTCTGTCATTTCGGCAGGGCGAAGTCGAGTTCCTCGATCTGCCTGGCCTGATCGGCCTCGCGGACTTCGACGACGGGTATCTGTCACGTCGCTGA
- a CDS encoding bifunctional sugar phosphate isomerase/epimerase/4-hydroxyphenylpyruvate dioxygenase family protein has protein sequence MKTSIATVSISGDLREKLAAIAAAGFDGVEIFENDFLAFDGSPAEVGQMVRDHGLEITLFQPFRDFEGMPEPQRARGFDRAERKFDVMAELGTDLMLVCSNVSPISLGGIDRAAADFRELGERAAKRGIRVGYEALAWGRHINDHRDAWEIVRRADHDNIGLILDSFHTLARKTDVDTIRSIPGDRIFIVQLADAPQIDMDLLYWSRHFRNMPGEGDLPVVDFMRAVAATGYAGPLSLEIFNDQFRGGSPKSISIDGRRSLVNLMDQVSRSEPGIAIDVPPMPDRIAVSGVEFVEFAADETEADDLSAMLASMGFGLAARHKTKDVTLYRQGGINIVVNTEKEGFAHSSYLVHGISAYAIGLRVDDAKATVERAKALGAEVFEQRHGPGELAVPAIRGVGGGVIYFIDGRSELSRVWEIEFDQLESVSSGGAGLVSIDHVAQTMNYEEMLTWLLFYTSIFRARKSPMVDVIDPAGIVRSQVIESEDGGLRLTLNGAENRKTLAGHFIAESFGSSVQHLAFASSDIFATVAALKARGFQTLEISRNYYDDLEARFGLEPDFADRLREAHILYDRDGDGEYFQLYSPNFGEGFFFEIVERRGGYKGYGAPNAQFRIAAQKRTIRPTGMPRH, from the coding sequence ATGAAGACGTCCATCGCCACCGTTTCGATCAGCGGTGATCTGCGCGAAAAGCTGGCGGCGATCGCGGCGGCCGGGTTCGACGGCGTCGAAATCTTCGAAAATGATTTCCTCGCTTTCGACGGCAGTCCGGCCGAGGTCGGCCAGATGGTGCGCGACCACGGGCTGGAGATCACGCTGTTCCAGCCGTTCCGCGATTTCGAAGGCATGCCGGAGCCGCAGCGGGCGCGCGGCTTCGACCGGGCCGAACGCAAGTTCGATGTCATGGCGGAACTCGGCACCGACCTGATGCTGGTGTGCTCGAACGTCTCGCCGATTTCGCTCGGCGGCATCGACCGGGCAGCCGCCGATTTTCGCGAGCTCGGCGAGCGGGCGGCCAAGCGGGGCATTCGCGTCGGCTACGAGGCGCTCGCATGGGGACGGCATATCAACGACCATCGCGACGCCTGGGAGATCGTGCGCCGCGCCGATCATGACAATATCGGCCTGATCCTCGACTCGTTCCACACGCTGGCGCGCAAGACCGACGTGGACACCATTCGCTCGATACCGGGCGACCGCATCTTCATCGTGCAACTGGCCGATGCGCCGCAGATCGACATGGATCTCCTCTATTGGAGCCGCCACTTTCGGAACATGCCGGGCGAAGGCGACCTGCCGGTCGTCGATTTCATGCGCGCGGTGGCGGCAACCGGCTATGCAGGGCCGCTCTCGCTCGAAATCTTCAACGACCAGTTTCGCGGCGGTTCGCCGAAGTCGATCTCGATCGACGGGCGCCGGTCGCTGGTCAATCTGATGGATCAGGTCTCGCGCTCCGAGCCGGGGATTGCGATCGACGTTCCGCCCATGCCGGACCGGATCGCCGTCAGCGGCGTCGAGTTCGTCGAGTTCGCCGCCGACGAGACGGAGGCCGACGACCTCTCGGCCATGCTCGCCTCGATGGGGTTCGGGCTAGCCGCGCGCCACAAGACCAAGGACGTGACGCTCTATCGCCAGGGCGGCATCAACATCGTGGTCAATACGGAGAAGGAGGGTTTCGCGCACTCGTCCTATCTGGTGCACGGCATCTCGGCCTATGCGATCGGTCTGCGCGTGGACGACGCGAAGGCGACGGTCGAGCGCGCCAAGGCGCTGGGAGCGGAGGTCTTCGAGCAGCGCCACGGACCGGGCGAGCTCGCGGTGCCGGCCATTCGCGGCGTCGGCGGCGGGGTGATCTATTTCATCGACGGCCGGAGCGAATTGTCCCGGGTCTGGGAGATCGAGTTCGACCAGCTTGAGAGCGTGTCGTCAGGTGGGGCGGGACTGGTGTCGATCGATCACGTCGCGCAGACGATGAACTATGAGGAGATGCTCACATGGCTTCTCTTCTACACCTCGATTTTCCGGGCGCGGAAATCGCCGATGGTGGACGTGATCGATCCGGCGGGTATCGTGCGCAGCCAGGTGATCGAGAGCGAGGATGGAGGCCTGCGCCTGACGCTGAACGGCGCCGAAAACCGCAAGACGCTGGCCGGACACTTCATCGCCGAGAGTTTCGGCTCGTCGGTGCAGCATCTGGCCTTTGCGAGCTCGGACATCTTCGCCACGGTGGCCGCTCTCAAGGCGCGTGGGTTCCAGACACTGGAGATATCGCGGAACTACTACGACGATCTGGAAGCGCGGTTTGGATTGGAACCGGACTTCGCGGATCGATTGCGCGAGGCGCACATCCTCTACGATCGCGACGGCGACGGGGAGTATTTCCAGCTCTACAGCCCGAATTTCGGCGAGGGCTTCTTCTTCGAGATCGTCGAGCGGCGCGGCGGCTATAAGGGATATGGCGCGCCGAACGCGCAGTTCCGCATCGCGGCCCAGAAGCGCACGATCCGCCCGACGGGCATGCCGCGCCACTGA